Proteins from one Staphylococcus saprophyticus subsp. saprophyticus ATCC 15305 = NCTC 7292 genomic window:
- the rpsF gene encoding 30S ribosomal protein S6, translated as MRTYEVMYIIRPNIEEDAKKAVVERFNGILASHGSEVLEAKDWGKRRLAYEINDFSEGYYNIVRIQTADNEATDEFQRLAKISDDVIRYIVIREDEDKTRK; from the coding sequence ATGAGAACATATGAAGTTATGTACATCATTCGTCCGAATATCGAAGAAGATGCTAAAAAAGCAGTCGTTGAACGTTTCAACGGAATTTTAGCTTCTCACGGTTCAGAAGTTTTAGAAGCTAAAGACTGGGGCAAACGCCGTTTAGCTTATGAAATTAACGATTTCAGTGAAGGTTACTACAATATCGTACGTATCCAAACAGCTGATAACGAAGCTACTGACGAATTCCAACGTTTAGCTAAAATTTCTGACGATGTAATCCGTTATATCGTAATTCGTGAAGACGAAGATAAAACTAGAAAATAA
- a CDS encoding GH25 family lysozyme: MFSKFKKGLLAGSIFFASTVIINTTYASDNPSNQKGTMGYGYQQYLEKHPDKASQQKQESGSKSMQAESGTTQSGERVLDISEWQGELTTQEVKDLKENYDFIIIRAQYGSEKVDAALEHNSALLDKNGLDFGVYSYSMYENPDDARYEAQTLYNRAPKASFYINDFEENTVTSGTPEESTDAWYDEMKRLAGDKKVLFYSYENFMVENASNSVGQYDGYWLANYNPGQPTREHVLWQYTDSYASPELNQDVDANYVGPGVETSWFTS; the protein is encoded by the coding sequence ATGTTTTCAAAATTCAAAAAAGGCTTACTTGCAGGAAGTATATTTTTTGCATCAACAGTCATTATCAATACAACTTACGCCTCCGATAACCCTTCTAACCAAAAAGGTACAATGGGTTATGGCTATCAACAATATTTAGAAAAGCATCCAGATAAAGCGTCTCAACAAAAACAAGAAAGTGGCTCTAAATCCATGCAAGCCGAATCTGGAACAACGCAATCTGGTGAACGTGTGTTGGATATTTCTGAATGGCAAGGTGAGTTAACGACACAAGAAGTCAAAGACTTAAAAGAGAATTATGATTTCATTATTATAAGAGCTCAATATGGCTCAGAAAAAGTGGATGCTGCATTAGAGCACAATTCTGCTTTATTAGATAAAAACGGTTTAGACTTTGGTGTATATTCCTATAGTATGTATGAAAATCCTGACGACGCAAGATACGAGGCGCAGACACTTTACAATCGTGCTCCAAAAGCGAGTTTCTATATCAACGATTTTGAAGAAAATACTGTAACTTCTGGTACGCCTGAAGAAAGCACAGACGCTTGGTATGATGAAATGAAAAGATTAGCTGGCGATAAAAAAGTATTATTTTATTCTTATGAAAATTTCATGGTAGAAAATGCTTCTAATTCTGTAGGTCAATATGATGGTTACTGGTTGGCAAATTATAATCCAGGTCAACCTACACGTGAACACGTCCTCTGGCAATATACAGATAGCTATGCATCTCCTGAATTAAATCAAGATGTTGATGCAAATTATGTAGGACCTGGTGTTGAAACATCTTGGTTCACTTCGTAA